The Streptococcus toyakuensis genome has a window encoding:
- a CDS encoding response regulator transcription factor: MYKVLLVDDEYMVTEGLKRLIPFDKWDMEVVATASHADEALEYVQENPVDVVISDVNMPDKTGLDMIREMKEILPDAAYILLSGYQEFDYVKRAMNLSVVDYLVKPVDKVELGNLLEKIAGQLGERGKKSQTLSQDLDEAGFVSYLGGKENWWIGLSKEKQGSFTIPYYVLGQDWQIFISDQPLDGLVVTPFEAPYQEYFERWKLNAEKALFYGSVNLKQSESLFAYYEPIYRVIIQGDLNQIVEELNLLEKVVLENTPRVPITKQLFIQFVMDVFHLFEHLKADDLTDIVKTIHAIQSFDELVPYIKETLTRFFGQYRMNENVVSVLEVIGRDYQKELSLKDISKDLFINPVYLGQLIKRETNSTFAELLNKQRIKAAQQLLLSTSDSIEDICYAVGYSNVGYFYKVFRKLCGKSPKAYRKQVETIL, translated from the coding sequence ATGTATAAAGTATTATTAGTAGATGATGAGTACATGGTGACAGAAGGTCTGAAACGTTTGATTCCCTTTGATAAGTGGGATATGGAGGTCGTCGCAACAGCCAGTCATGCCGATGAAGCCCTAGAATATGTTCAGGAAAATCCTGTCGATGTGGTCATTTCCGATGTCAATATGCCCGATAAAACAGGGCTTGATATGATTCGGGAGATGAAAGAAATCTTACCAGATGCAGCCTATATCCTACTCTCAGGTTATCAGGAGTTTGATTATGTAAAAAGAGCAATGAACCTTAGTGTGGTGGACTATTTGGTCAAGCCTGTTGATAAGGTAGAGTTGGGAAATCTGCTGGAGAAGATTGCAGGTCAGCTCGGCGAGAGAGGAAAGAAAAGTCAGACCCTCAGTCAAGATTTAGATGAGGCTGGATTTGTTAGTTATCTAGGAGGTAAGGAGAATTGGTGGATAGGCCTATCCAAGGAAAAACAAGGCTCTTTCACCATTCCCTACTATGTGTTAGGACAAGATTGGCAGATTTTCATTTCTGATCAACCCCTAGATGGTTTAGTCGTTACTCCCTTTGAAGCCCCTTATCAAGAATACTTTGAACGCTGGAAGCTGAATGCTGAGAAGGCCCTCTTTTACGGTTCTGTAAATTTAAAACAGTCTGAGAGTCTCTTTGCCTATTACGAACCGATTTATAGGGTTATCATTCAGGGGGATCTCAACCAAATCGTAGAAGAGTTGAACCTCTTGGAGAAGGTAGTTCTTGAAAATACACCTCGTGTTCCGATTACCAAGCAGCTTTTTATCCAATTTGTCATGGATGTCTTTCACTTGTTTGAACATCTAAAAGCTGATGATTTAACGGATATTGTCAAAACGATTCATGCTATTCAATCCTTTGATGAATTGGTTCCTTATATTAAGGAAACTCTGACCCGCTTTTTTGGGCAATATCGAATGAATGAAAATGTGGTTAGTGTGCTAGAAGTCATTGGGCGTGATTATCAGAAAGAACTTTCGCTCAAGGATATCAGTAAGGATCTCTTTATCAATCCTGTTTATCTGGGGCAGTTGATTAAGCGAGAAACCAATTCGACCTTCGCAGAATTACTAAACAAACAACGCATTAAGGCTGCCCAACAGCTCTTGCTTTCGACTAGTGACAGTATCGAAGATATTTGTTATGCTGTTGGTTACAGTAACGTGGGATATTTCTATAAAGTGTTCCGAAAATTGTGCGGAAAATCGCCAAAAGCCTACCGAAAACAGGTAGAAACTATACTATAA
- a CDS encoding AzlD domain-containing protein — MVSKYLLLAVIFSGLVTWIPRMIPFILVKYKGLPAIVERFLKFLPVSIIFALILSSVVTGKVGNLSQIKWLDFLAVFPTAWVAFRYRNLVGTVLFGVVLIAVLRLVF; from the coding sequence ATGGTCAGTAAGTATCTTTTATTAGCAGTTATTTTCTCTGGCTTGGTGACCTGGATTCCCCGTATGATTCCCTTCATTTTAGTCAAGTATAAGGGTTTGCCTGCGATCGTTGAGCGTTTTTTGAAGTTCTTGCCCGTTTCTATTATCTTTGCCTTGATTCTTTCAAGCGTAGTGACAGGCAAGGTTGGTAACTTATCTCAAATTAAATGGCTAGACTTCTTAGCCGTCTTTCCAACAGCTTGGGTGGCCTTTCGTTATCGCAATCTAGTCGGAACGGTTCTCTTCGGAGTGGTCTTGATTGCCGTCTTGCGTTTGGTCTTTTAA
- a CDS encoding methionine ABC transporter permease, whose protein sequence is MESLIQTYLPNVYKMGWAGQAGWGTAIYLTLYMTVLSFIIGGFLGLVAGLFLVLTAPGGVLENKVVFWILDKITSIFRAVPFIILLAVLSPFSHLIVGTSIGPNAAIVPLSFAVFAFFARQVQVVLAELDGGVIEAAQASGATFWDIVGVYLSEGLPDLIRVTTVTLISLVGETAMAGAVGAGGIGNVAIAYGFNRYNHDVTILATIVIILIIFAIQFLGDFLTKKLSHK, encoded by the coding sequence ATGGAATCATTGATTCAAACCTATTTGCCAAATGTCTATAAAATGGGCTGGGCTGGTCAGGCAGGCTGGGGAACAGCCATCTATCTAACTCTTTATATGACAGTTCTTTCTTTCATCATCGGAGGTTTCTTGGGGCTAGTGGCAGGTCTTTTCCTTGTCTTGACAGCGCCAGGTGGTGTTTTGGAAAATAAGGTCGTCTTCTGGATTTTAGACAAGATTACCTCAATTTTCCGTGCGGTTCCATTTATCATTCTCTTGGCAGTCTTGTCACCCTTCTCTCATCTAATCGTAGGAACAAGCATTGGTCCAAATGCGGCTATCGTACCGCTATCTTTTGCAGTCTTTGCCTTCTTTGCCCGTCAGGTGCAGGTGGTATTGGCTGAGCTAGATGGTGGTGTTATTGAGGCGGCTCAAGCTAGCGGAGCGACATTCTGGGATATCGTAGGTGTTTACCTATCAGAAGGCCTTCCAGATTTGATCCGTGTGACAACTGTGACCTTGATTTCTCTTGTTGGAGAAACAGCTATGGCTGGTGCGGTTGGAGCTGGTGGTATTGGTAACGTGGCTATCGCTTATGGATTTAACCGCTACAATCACGATGTGACCATCTTGGCAACCATCGTTATCATTTTGATTATCTTTGCAATCCAATTCTTGGGAGATTTCTTGACTAAGAAATTGAGCCATAAATAA
- a CDS encoding amino acid ABC transporter substrate-binding protein, protein MKKIVKYSSLAALGLVAAGVLAACSGGAKKEGEAASKKEIIVATNGSPKPFIYEENGELTGYEIEVVRAIFKDSDKYDVKFEKTEWSGVFAGLDADRYNMAVNNLSYTKERAEKYLYAAPIAQNPNVLVVKKDDSSIKSLADIGGKSTEIVQATTSAKQLEEYNKQHADNPTILNYTKADFQQIMVRLSDGQFDYKIFDKIGVETVIKNQGLDNLKVIELPSDQQPYVYPLLAKGQDELKTFVDKRIQELYKDGTLEKLSKQFFGDTYLPAEADIK, encoded by the coding sequence ATGAAAAAAATCGTTAAATACTCATCTCTTGCTGCCCTGGGGCTTGTTGCTGCAGGTGTGCTAGCAGCTTGCTCAGGTGGTGCTAAGAAAGAAGGAGAAGCAGCTAGCAAGAAAGAAATTATCGTTGCAACCAATGGCTCACCAAAACCATTTATCTATGAAGAAAATGGCGAATTGACTGGTTACGAGATTGAAGTTGTTCGCGCTATCTTTAAAGACTCTGACAAGTATGATGTCAAGTTTGAAAAGACAGAGTGGTCAGGTGTCTTTGCAGGTCTTGATGCTGACCGCTACAATATGGCTGTCAATAATCTTAGTTACACTAAAGAACGTGCGGAGAAATACCTCTATGCAGCCCCAATTGCACAAAATCCTAATGTCCTTGTAGTGAAGAAAGACGACTCTAGCATCAAGTCTCTCGCTGATATCGGTGGAAAATCGACAGAGATCGTTCAAGCTACTACATCAGCTAAACAGTTGGAGGAATATAACAAACAACACGCAGACAACCCAACTATCCTTAACTATACTAAGGCAGACTTCCAACAAATCATGGTACGTTTGAGCGATGGCCAATTTGACTACAAGATTTTTGATAAAATCGGTGTTGAAACAGTGATCAAGAACCAAGGTTTGGACAACTTGAAAGTTATTGAACTTCCAAGCGACCAACAACCTTACGTTTACCCACTTCTTGCCAAAGGTCAAGATGAGTTGAAAACATTTGTAGACAAACGTATCCAAGAACTCTACAAAGATGGAACTCTTGAAAAGTTGTCTAAACAATTCTTTGGAGACACTTACCTACCAGCAGAAGCTGATATTAAATAA
- a CDS encoding MetQ/NlpA family ABC transporter substrate-binding protein, translating into MKIKKWLGVAALATVAGLALTACGNSQKKADNATTIKIATVNRSGSEEKRWDKIQELVKKDGITLEFTEFTDYSQPNKATADGEVDLNAFQHYNFLNNWNKENGKDLVAIADTYISPIRLYSGLNGSDNKYTKVEDIPANGEIAVPNDATNESRALYLLQSAGLIKLDVSGTALATVANIKENPKNLKITELDASQTARSLSSVDAAVVNNTFVTEAKLDYKKALFKEQADENSKQWYNIIVAKKDWESSPKADAIKKVVAAYHTDEVKKVIEETSDGLDQPVW; encoded by the coding sequence ATGAAAATCAAAAAATGGCTTGGTGTAGCAGCCCTTGCTACAGTCGCAGGTTTGGCTCTTACCGCTTGCGGAAACTCACAAAAGAAAGCAGACAATGCAACAACTATCAAAATCGCAACTGTTAACCGTAGCGGTTCTGAAGAAAAACGTTGGGACAAAATCCAAGAATTGGTTAAAAAAGACGGTATCACTTTGGAATTTACAGAGTTCACAGATTACTCACAACCAAACAAGGCAACTGCTGATGGCGAAGTAGACTTGAACGCTTTCCAACACTATAACTTCTTGAACAACTGGAACAAAGAAAACGGGAAAGACCTTGTAGCGATTGCAGATACTTATATCTCTCCAATCCGTCTTTACTCAGGTTTGAATGGAAGTGACAACAAGTACACTAAAGTAGAAGACATCCCAGCAAACGGAGAAATCGCTGTACCGAATGACGCTACAAACGAAAGCCGTGCGCTTTACTTGCTTCAATCAGCTGGCTTGATTAAATTGGATGTCTCTGGAACTGCCCTTGCAACAGTTGCTAATATCAAAGAAAATCCAAAGAACTTGAAAATCACTGAATTGGATGCTAGCCAAACAGCTCGTTCATTGTCATCAGTTGACGCTGCCGTTGTAAACAATACCTTCGTTACAGAAGCAAAATTGGACTACAAGAAAGCACTCTTCAAAGAACAAGCTGATGAAAACTCAAAACAATGGTACAACATCATTGTTGCGAAAAAAGATTGGGAATCATCACCAAAGGCTGATGCTATCAAGAAAGTTGTTGCAGCTTACCATACAGATGAAGTGAAAAAAGTTATCGAAGAAACATCAGACGGTTTGGATCAACCAGTTTGGTAA
- a CDS encoding LytTR family DNA-binding domain-containing protein: MKVELQISETYEEEKLIVQAPQPTDKIQKVIEFAENLDQKETIKGKIDDQVYLVKIGKIQRFYIENRKVLAETASQTYNIDLRLYQVLEILPTNFIQISQSEIINIDSISHLKLTPNGLVEIFLKNESFTYSSRRYLKTIKEKLEL, encoded by the coding sequence ATGAAAGTAGAACTACAGATTAGTGAAACTTACGAAGAGGAAAAGCTGATTGTTCAAGCACCTCAGCCGACAGATAAAATCCAGAAAGTCATCGAGTTCGCAGAAAATCTTGACCAAAAAGAAACAATCAAAGGAAAGATTGATGATCAGGTCTATCTAGTTAAGATTGGTAAGATACAACGCTTCTATATCGAAAATCGGAAGGTTCTAGCAGAAACAGCAAGTCAGACCTACAATATTGATTTACGGCTCTATCAGGTCCTTGAAATTCTGCCAACCAATTTTATCCAAATTTCCCAATCAGAAATCATCAATATCGATTCCATCTCTCATCTCAAGCTCACCCCCAACGGCCTAGTAGAAATTTTCTTGAAAAACGAAAGCTTCACCTACTCTTCACGCCGTTATCTAAAAACCATCAAGGAGAAATTAGAACTATGA
- a CDS encoding M20 family metallopeptidase produces the protein MVFPSEQEQIEKFEKDHVAQHYFEVLRTLISKKSVFAQQVGLKEVANYLGEIFKRVGAEVEIDETYTAPFVMAHFKSSRPDAKTLIFYNHYDTVPADGDQVWTEDPFTLSVRNGFMYGRGVDDDKGHITARLSALRKYMQHHDDLPVNISFIMEGAEESASTDLDKYLEKHADKLRGADLLVWEQGTKNALEQLEISGGNKGIVTFDAKVKSADVDIHSSYGGVVESAPWYLLQALQSLRAADGRILVEGLYEEVQKPNERELALVDTYAQRNPGEISQIYGLELPLLQEDRAAFLKRFFFEPALNIEGIQSGYQGQGVKTILPAEASAKLEVRLVPGLEPHDVLEKIREQLDKNGFDKVELYYTLGEMSYRSDMSAPAILNVIELAKKFYPQGVSVLPTTAGTGPMHTVFDALEVPMVAFGLGNANSRDHGGDENVRIADYYTHIELVEELIRSYE, from the coding sequence ATGGTTTTTCCTAGCGAACAAGAACAAATTGAAAAATTTGAAAAGGATCATGTAGCCCAGCATTATTTTGAGGTTTTGCGTACCTTGATTTCTAAGAAATCAGTCTTTGCCCAGCAGGTGGGTCTCAAAGAAGTCGCAAATTATCTGGGTGAGATTTTCAAGCGTGTTGGGGCTGAAGTGGAGATTGATGAGACTTATACGGCGCCCTTTGTTATGGCGCATTTCAAGAGTTCGCGTCCAGATGCCAAGACCTTGATTTTCTATAACCACTATGACACTGTGCCAGCGGATGGGGATCAGGTCTGGACAGAAGATCCTTTTACTCTTTCGGTGCGCAATGGTTTCATGTATGGACGTGGGGTTGATGACGATAAGGGTCATATCACGGCTCGCTTGAGTGCTTTGAGAAAATATATGCAGCACCATGATGACCTGCCTGTCAATATCAGTTTTATCATGGAGGGAGCGGAGGAATCGGCTTCGACAGACCTAGATAAGTATCTGGAAAAACATGCGGATAAACTCCGTGGTGCGGATTTGTTGGTATGGGAACAAGGAACCAAAAATGCTTTGGAACAGCTGGAAATTTCTGGTGGAAATAAGGGGATTGTGACCTTTGATGCCAAGGTGAAAAGCGCTGATGTCGATATCCACTCTAGTTATGGTGGGGTTGTGGAATCAGCTCCTTGGTATCTCCTCCAAGCCTTACAGTCTCTTCGCGCTGCAGATGGTCGTATCTTGGTTGAAGGTTTGTACGAAGAAGTTCAAAAACCAAATGAACGTGAATTGGCTTTGGTGGATACCTACGCTCAACGAAATCCAGGGGAAATCAGCCAGATTTATGGTTTGGAATTGCCTCTCTTACAAGAGGACCGTGCAGCCTTTCTAAAACGTTTCTTTTTTGAGCCAGCTCTTAATATCGAAGGGATTCAGTCAGGTTATCAAGGACAAGGAGTCAAAACGATTTTGCCAGCAGAAGCCAGTGCTAAGCTAGAGGTTCGTTTGGTTCCTGGTCTAGAACCGCATGATGTTCTGGAAAAAATTCGGGAACAGCTAGACAAAAATGGCTTTGATAAGGTAGAATTATACTATACCTTGGGAGAGATGAGCTATCGAAGCGATATGAGCGCACCAGCCATTCTCAATGTGATTGAGTTGGCCAAGAAATTCTATCCACAGGGCGTTTCAGTCTTGCCGACGACAGCGGGTACAGGGCCTATGCATACGGTCTTTGATGCCCTAGAGGTGCCAATGGTGGCCTTCGGTCTAGGAAATGCCAACAGTCGAGACCACGGTGGAGATGAGAACGTGCGAATCGCCGATTACTACACCCATATTGAATTAGTAGAGGAGCTGATTAGAAGCTATGAGTAG
- a CDS encoding MptD family putative ECF transporter S component, giving the protein MKKSILTTLLFAVLYFLCMGVGVLLGNLFDQTGNMFYAPAFTALVGGSVYMILVAKVPRFGAITTIGLVMALFFLGTKHGAGAFLPGIICGLLADGVANLGKYKDQTKNLLSFLIFAFSSTGPILLMWITPKAYMATLLARGKSQEYIDRIMVAPNLRTVLLFIASIVIGALVGALIGQALSKKLAQKI; this is encoded by the coding sequence ATGAAAAAATCTATCTTAACTACACTGCTTTTTGCAGTTCTTTACTTCCTCTGCATGGGGGTTGGTGTCCTTTTGGGCAATCTCTTTGACCAAACTGGAAACATGTTTTATGCGCCTGCCTTTACTGCCCTTGTCGGCGGTAGCGTCTATATGATCCTAGTCGCAAAAGTTCCGCGCTTTGGAGCCATTACCACTATCGGCCTTGTCATGGCCCTCTTTTTCTTGGGGACTAAACACGGTGCCGGTGCCTTCCTTCCTGGAATTATCTGTGGTCTCCTAGCAGATGGAGTAGCTAACCTCGGAAAATACAAGGACCAAACAAAGAACCTCCTTTCTTTCCTTATTTTTGCCTTTAGCTCAACTGGCCCAATCTTGCTTATGTGGATTACACCCAAAGCCTATATGGCAACCCTTCTAGCAAGAGGAAAATCGCAAGAATATATCGACCGTATCATGGTCGCACCAAACCTTAGAACCGTCCTACTATTTATCGCAAGTATTGTCATCGGAGCCCTAGTGGGTGCTTTGATTGGACAAGCCTTGAGTAAAAAATTGGCACAGAAAATCTGA
- a CDS encoding methionine ABC transporter ATP-binding protein, whose product MSRDIIKLNQIDVTFHQKKRTITAVKDVTIHIQEGDIYGIVGYSGAGKSTLVRVINLLQKPSAGKITIDDDVIFDGKVTLTAEQLRRKRQDIGMIFQHFNLMSQKTAEENVAFALKHSRLSKEEKKAKVAKLLDLVGLADRAENYPSQLSGGQKQRVAIARALANDPKILISDESTSALDPKTTKQILALLQDLNQKLGLTVVLITHEMQIVKDIANRVAVMQDGHLIEEGSVLEIFSDPKQPLTQDFISTATGIDEAMVKIEKQEIVEHLSENSLLVQLKYAGASTDEPLLNELYKHYQVTANILYGNIEILDGTPVGELVVVLSGEKAALAGAQEAIRQAGVQLKVLKGGQ is encoded by the coding sequence ATGAGTAGAGATATTATCAAGTTAAATCAGATCGATGTGACTTTTCATCAGAAGAAGAGAACCATCACAGCGGTCAAGGATGTGACCATTCACATCCAAGAAGGGGATATCTACGGAATCGTTGGATATTCTGGAGCAGGGAAATCAACCCTTGTACGGGTGATTAACCTCTTGCAAAAACCATCTGCAGGGAAAATTACTATTGACGACGATGTGATTTTTGATGGTAAGGTTACTTTGACGGCCGAGCAGTTGCGTCGTAAACGTCAAGATATTGGAATGATTTTCCAGCATTTTAACCTCATGAGTCAGAAGACTGCAGAGGAGAATGTAGCCTTTGCCCTCAAACACTCTAGACTCAGCAAGGAAGAAAAGAAGGCTAAAGTAGCTAAGTTGTTGGACTTGGTTGGCTTAGCAGACCGTGCTGAAAACTACCCTTCACAACTATCTGGAGGGCAAAAACAGCGTGTGGCCATTGCGCGTGCCTTGGCAAATGATCCAAAAATCTTGATTTCAGATGAGTCAACTTCTGCCCTTGACCCTAAGACAACCAAGCAGATTTTGGCCTTGTTGCAAGATTTGAACCAAAAATTAGGCTTGACTGTTGTCTTGATTACGCATGAAATGCAGATTGTCAAAGATATTGCCAATCGTGTGGCAGTTATGCAGGATGGGCATTTGATTGAAGAGGGCAGTGTCCTTGAAATCTTCTCAGACCCTAAACAACCTTTGACCCAAGACTTTATCTCAACAGCGACAGGTATTGACGAAGCCATGGTCAAGATTGAGAAGCAAGAAATCGTGGAACACTTGTCTGAAAACAGTCTCTTGGTGCAACTCAAGTATGCTGGAGCTTCAACAGACGAGCCACTTTTGAATGAATTGTACAAGCATTATCAAGTAACGGCTAATATCCTTTATGGAAATATCGAAATTCTCGATGGAACTCCTGTTGGAGAATTGGTGGTGGTTTTGTCAGGTGAAAAAGCAGCGTTGGCAGGCGCCCAAGAAGCCATTCGTCAAGCAGGCGTACAACTAAAAGTATTGAAGGGAGGACAGTAA
- a CDS encoding DUF3021 domain-containing protein, with the protein MKKQIFHDAATGVLIGLILSIIFSLIYAPNTYAPLNPYSLIGQVMAQHQIHGALVLLYCTLIWAAIGMLFNFGNRLFSRDWSMLRATLTHFFLMLAGFVPLATLAGWFPFHWIFYLQLIIEFAIVYLIIWAILYKREAKKVDHINQLLEHKK; encoded by the coding sequence ATGAAAAAACAAATCTTCCACGACGCAGCTACTGGTGTCCTCATCGGCCTCATCCTCTCTATCATCTTTTCACTCATTTATGCACCAAATACCTACGCACCACTAAATCCCTACTCTCTCATCGGCCAAGTGATGGCTCAACATCAGATTCACGGTGCCCTGGTCTTGCTCTACTGCACACTGATTTGGGCAGCTATCGGTATGCTCTTCAACTTTGGCAACCGCTTATTCAGCCGTGACTGGAGCATGCTTCGTGCCACTCTGACTCATTTCTTCCTTATGCTGGCTGGCTTTGTCCCACTGGCAACTCTTGCTGGTTGGTTCCCTTTCCACTGGATTTTCTACCTCCAGCTCATTATCGAGTTTGCGATTGTCTATCTCATCATCTGGGCTATTCTCTATAAAAGAGAGGCTAAAAAAGTAGATCACATCAATCAACTCTTGGAGCATAAAAAGTAA
- a CDS encoding YesL family protein, whose amino-acid sequence MGRFLDFVFNRFFLGMIATAFFWLLTLAGGIILGLAPASATLMSLYAEHGYSFREYSLKEAWSLYKQNFVSSNLIFYSFLGVDLVLVYGLYLLVQLPHQTIIHLIATFLNVLVVALLFLAYTVSLKLQVYFDLSYRNSLKLSFIGIFMSLAAVAKVLLGTVLLVTIGYYMPALLFFVGIGMWHFFISDMLEPVYESIHEKLATK is encoded by the coding sequence ATGGGGAGATTTTTAGACTTTGTCTTTAATCGTTTCTTTTTAGGGATGATTGCGACAGCCTTCTTTTGGCTATTAACATTGGCAGGAGGGATTATCCTTGGTCTAGCGCCGGCTAGTGCCACCTTGATGAGCCTATATGCAGAACATGGTTATAGCTTTCGGGAATACAGTTTGAAGGAGGCTTGGTCTCTTTATAAGCAAAATTTTGTCTCCAGCAACCTGATTTTCTATAGCTTTTTAGGGGTGGATCTAGTTTTGGTCTATGGCCTGTATCTCTTGGTGCAATTGCCTCATCAGACTATTATTCATTTGATTGCGACCTTTTTGAATGTTCTAGTAGTTGCCCTGCTGTTTTTGGCTTATACAGTATCTTTGAAATTACAAGTTTATTTTGATTTGTCCTATCGAAATAGTCTCAAACTATCCTTTATTGGCATCTTTATGAGCTTAGCGGCTGTGGCCAAGGTTCTCCTTGGGACAGTGCTACTTGTGACAATTGGTTACTATATGCCTGCCCTACTTTTCTTTGTAGGAATTGGGATGTGGCATTTCTTTATCAGTGATATGTTGGAACCGGTCTATGAAAGTATCCATGAAAAATTGGCGACAAAATAG
- the nrdI gene encoding class Ib ribonucleoside-diphosphate reductase assembly flavoprotein NrdI has translation MKTISLVYISLSGNTESFVTRLKDYLLSQYEGIEVQKIHIKDLVKEGKNFYEMDHPYVAFLPTYLEGGNGVDNGDVEILTTPVGDFIAYGNNASKCFGVVGSGNRNFNNQYCLTAKQYSQRFGFPVLADFEMRGMLEDIKHVAAIISDLYDLES, from the coding sequence ATGAAGACAATTTCTTTAGTTTATATCAGTCTGAGCGGCAACACTGAGAGTTTTGTGACCCGCCTGAAAGACTATCTCTTGTCCCAGTACGAGGGGATTGAGGTCCAAAAGATTCATATCAAGGATTTGGTCAAGGAAGGCAAAAATTTCTATGAAATGGACCATCCCTATGTCGCTTTTTTGCCGACCTATCTCGAAGGTGGGAATGGCGTGGATAACGGAGATGTTGAGATTTTGACGACACCGGTGGGAGATTTTATTGCCTATGGTAACAATGCTAGTAAGTGTTTTGGTGTGGTTGGGTCAGGAAATCGTAACTTTAATAACCAATACTGCCTAACAGCCAAGCAATACAGTCAACGCTTTGGCTTTCCTGTATTGGCTGACTTTGAAATGCGAGGCATGCTGGAAGATATCAAACATGTCGCAGCTATTATCTCAGATTTGTATGATTTGGAAAGTTGA
- a CDS encoding AzlC family ABC transporter permease, translating to MKEKGFWEGAQAAMPTALGYVSIGLACGIIGAPYVTPVEMGLMSLFVYAGSAQFAMLALIAVQAPVAAIAMTVFLINLRLFLLSLHASTYFRHTSLWQNIGMSSLLTDETYGVLMGELAHTDKVNPMWMHGNNLNSYVAWFVGTVVGTALGGLLPNPEIVGLDFALVGMFIGIFASQFQIMQRRIPVRNLLIILAVVAVSFFLLLTVVSQSLAVLFATLLGCTMGVVLDGQ from the coding sequence ATGAAAGAAAAAGGATTTTGGGAGGGGGCGCAGGCAGCTATGCCAACAGCCCTTGGTTATGTCAGTATTGGCCTTGCCTGTGGGATTATCGGTGCGCCCTATGTGACACCTGTTGAGATGGGCTTGATGAGTCTCTTTGTTTATGCTGGGAGTGCCCAGTTTGCTATGCTGGCACTGATTGCGGTTCAAGCACCTGTGGCAGCCATTGCCATGACGGTTTTTCTAATCAATTTGCGTCTTTTTTTGTTGAGTTTGCATGCGTCGACCTATTTCCGTCATACCAGTCTCTGGCAAAATATCGGTATGTCTAGTCTCTTGACGGATGAGACTTATGGCGTTTTGATGGGCGAATTGGCCCATACAGACAAGGTCAATCCTATGTGGATGCACGGAAACAATCTCAACAGCTATGTGGCTTGGTTTGTTGGGACAGTTGTCGGAACGGCTCTGGGTGGCCTACTGCCAAATCCAGAAATCGTTGGCTTGGATTTTGCTCTTGTTGGGATGTTCATCGGAATTTTTGCTTCGCAATTCCAGATTATGCAAAGACGGATTCCTGTCCGCAATCTGCTCATTATCCTAGCGGTTGTTGCGGTATCCTTCTTTTTGCTCTTGACAGTGGTGTCTCAGTCGCTAGCTGTTCTGTTTGCGACGTTACTTGGTTGTACAATGGGGGTGGTTTTAGATGGTCAGTAA